The sequence gttccatctttgcaTGTATGTTCTTTTTCCGAAGATATGTCTTAAATTTGTATagttttctttcttcttaatctCTTAATGGAGTGGTACTTCAATGCCATTACTTTTCTAGAGTGTCATTAGATTTGAAGCAATTGTGCCCAATAATTTTTTTGCTTCGCCATGAAATAGTACAAAAGTATATAGAGTTACCTTATTGTTGGATATTGTAGAGTTTGATTACATGTGCCACAAATGTAGTTGTTTTTTTTATATGCTTTTTTCGGACACTTTTCACATTCAACACAGTTTCATACAAATTTGTCATCAATTTCGTTTATAGTTGCTAAAATTGTGAAGATCTTTTCCTATTCCAATATTCAATTTATGTATTCATTAGGTATACGGTATTTGAGTAAGTATGAATGTATGATGCATGTTGTGAGTGTTTTTTTTGTCATACCAGATCATCAGATTCTCGTTGCATGGCTATTAGATCTTGGATAGTTATTCGATTTCTAATCATTTTGccttgaaagaatgatgctccATTGAATAAGTTGAGATgtctaattcaaaaataaattttttgtattaaatttgatgttatttgaaAGAACAGTGctaagagacttatataagtagttcaaatagtatggaatttgaatacttgtaacgtaaaatttattataattaataatattattatgacatttgtagTATGAATATTTATTACCTTCagtaagttaataaattaattgttgGGATTATAATTGTTtataacggtaagatataataaatataggaatatgGATTCAATGTATTTATACGTTAAAAATTTATTGTATTGtattttttagttttcttttttgtatattttattttttgttgatttgaaaataatagttgatttgaCAAGTTTTGAGTAGTTGATTCTAACATTTTGCCAAATAAGCAATGTTGCTGCTGACATggcgttagtagaagaagagaaatagctTCAAAGTAATGTGAGTAAACTTATgtatctacttttatttattaagAATAGATTGTCCTGTGTATTTTTCAGCATGCCAGAGGTAAGTTACATGGTTAATGGTAGTCCGGCTTCTATGGCGGTCCTGTTGACGCAGGAACCACCATAGTCCGGCTTCTAAATTTCGACATTGATTACGCCTGGTGCAAATGGATCCGAATGTAGAAGTCAATCCCATATCATACAATATACAAGGAAATAGGCAGCTAAATTTTCTATCTCCCACCATGATTTGGGACTAAAAGTGGATGAATAAGGAATGAAGAGGGTCCAAATAACACTATTGTTTTCCTAAAACATGGAATAGCCTAACACATCATTCATATCTATCTCTTTGTAACCTTTTCTTGCCTCAGCCAAAGCTTTCCTTGCTTCCACAAACTCAGCTTCTGCAGCAGCAAGTTCTCCCCTCAGATTCTTCATCTTGATCTCAATGGCAACCACATTGTCCCTTAAATCATCCATACCCGCTGCTCTTTCCAAATGAGACTTCATTCCCAGTGCAGATTGAACATAAGGCTCCAACCAAGTTAAGTTGAATCCTGAGGACCTAACAAGCTCCTCCCATAAACCTTTCAGATAATTACATCCATCTTCATCCATGTCCTTCACCTTGCTTGTCTTGAGGAAATGCAGAACTTGGCCTAAAGATGTGAATGCCCATATTTTGAATCGTTCGCTTCGGTTCCTCTGGCTCTGTATTAGATCAGGATGCCACATGCAGGCATCTTCCACCAATGGAAAAAAAGATGCTTCTTCTTTACCCAAACTGTCCAAATTTATGATGTCCTTTAGTGTTAAATCTGAACATTCATCTTCATCTTCGGTTCGACTAGACCTGCAGGTCGCGGAAGTAAGTGTCTCGCTCCCATCTGTTGATTCTGTTTCTTGATCATCAAGCAAGATAGAGATAGAGTCACTTGCTGGACTAATGCTACTACTGGTTTTTCTTAATTTGATAGCATGAGGCGGAACATCGGAGACACAAACATGAGCTTCAATGATACATGTGTTATTGACTAGATACCCTTGGTTAGGATCATAGAAGTCACTCAGGGTAAGGAATGTTGAGCCCCAACTGCGATTTCCTCCATTGAACTTCTGCTGAGTCTCTGGGGAAATTTTACAAACATCTGGTGTTAAACTTCCATGATCCAATAAAAATAACATCATGAGTGATAGATACATTTTCTGTTGTTGAGTGTACACAAACGAATGAGTCTAGCAAATATTTCTTGTAAGATGACAAATGGCCAATCCCAATTTGAAAAATTGCTTCAACAAAGTTTGGAAATCTAAATGTGAAAAGCTATGTTTAAAAGGTTACATCTCTTCGTGAAGTTGTGACTTATTCAAAAATTGCAACTTATTAAGAGATTGTAACTCATTGAATAGTTATATCTTCTGAAATAAATGTTTTTATTTATAAGTAGGTTGTTGCATGTTGCTTATACTTAGTGCCCATAAATTCTCCTTATCTTATTTTCGGTTTTGTTAGGTAGACAATGATTtttgtaaacaatgtgaacaatgagcTCTAGAATTGacctaataaagtaaaaaaatactcCACCCCCAATTATTTCCTAAACCTTAACCATCTGTACACccagtgaattgaacatccagccATTGTTAATTGTGCATGAGTAAATCGAATTAAaagaaataaccatccaattaaaaataatgaacataatcatctgcatacctattgaattgaacatctgacatatccattgttcacattgtttagtattttcattatctacctatacttttccttttttactATTTGTGTAACTCTATCTCAACGCTTTCTTTGTACgtagaa is a genomic window of Arachis ipaensis cultivar K30076 chromosome B06, Araip1.1, whole genome shotgun sequence containing:
- the LOC107605535 gene encoding MATH domain and coiled-coil domain-containing protein At3g58410, whose product is MSISFETFTWKIQNFSKQNTKNLQSKAFRIGHHKWRIRLYPLRRDVNHFSLYLMVADSLPAYGWSRTTYFKLVVTNQVDANKSIVKETQQKFNGGNRSWGSTFLTLSDFYDPNQGYLVNNTCIIEAHVCVSDVPPHAIKLRKTSSSISPASDSISILLDDQETESTDGSETLTSATCRSSRTEDEDECSDLTLKDIINLDSLGKEEASFFPLVEDACMWHPDLIQSQRNRSERFKIWAFTSLGQVLHFLKTSKVKDMDEDGCNYLKGLWEELVRSSGFNLTWLEPYVQSALGMKSHLERAAGMDDLRDNVVAIEIKMKNLRGELAAAEAEFVEARKALAEARKGYKEIDMNDVLGYSMF